From Raphanus sativus cultivar WK10039 unplaced genomic scaffold, ASM80110v3 Scaffold0900, whole genome shotgun sequence, one genomic window encodes:
- the LOC108845314 gene encoding uncharacterized protein LOC108845314 yields MSCSSSDEVDEYLEEKVDEVVDNFIDSAMNVQAKRRAYIERDRERGHNQLWNDYFRENPTYQTEMFRRRFRMNKPLFLRIVERLSTDVPYFQQRRNGHGRYGLSALQKCTAAIRMLAYGQSGDTYDEYLRLGESTARLCLENFTNGIIQLFGDEYLRRPTADDLERLLDIGEVRGFPGMIGSIDCMHWEWKNCPTAWKGQFTRGSGKPTIVLEAVASQDLWILHAFFGLPGTLNDINVLDRSPVFSDIYEGRAPKVNFKVNNHTYQLAYYLTDGIYPKWATFIQSISLPQNPKASLFAVRQESTRKDVERAFGVLQSRFAIVKNPALLWDRVKIGRIMRTCVILHNMIVENERSEYAQIDTSEFDSGESSRSAHVQRIPSLSSGNMRAVRNEVRDSQRHDRLKADLVENVWQKFGNGD; encoded by the coding sequence ATGTCTTGCTCATCAAGTGATGAAGTAGATGAATATTTAGAAGAAAAGGTCGACGAAGTAGTTGATAATTTTATCGACTCAGCGATGAATGTTCAAGCCAAGAGACGAGCTTATATCGAAAGAGATCGGGAACGAGGACACAATCAACTATGGAACGACTATTTCCGGGAAAACCCTACATATCAAACAGAAATGTTTAGGCGGCGTTTTCGAATGAACAAGCCGTTGTTCCTTCGCATTGTCGAACGCCTAAGTACTGATGTTCCATATTTTCAGCAAAgaagaaatggccacggaaggTACGGGCTATCTGCACTTCAAAAGTGTACGGCGGCTATACGTATGCTGGCATATGGTCAATCGGGAGATACGTATGACgaatatctccgacttggtgaAAGTACTGCACGTTTATGTTTGGAAAATTTCACTAATGGGATAATACAATTGTTTGGAGATGAGTATCTAAGAAGACCTACAGCCGATGATCTTGAACGATTGCTCGATATTGGAGAGGTACGCGGCTTTCCAGGGATGATAGGCAGCATCgattgtatgcattgggagtggaaaaacTGTCCAACGGCTTGGAAAGGACAGTTCACACGTGGTTCAGGAAAGCCGACAATTGTCTTAGAGGCTGTGGCATCCCAGGATCTTTGGATATTGCACGCATTTTTCGGATTACCAGGTACCCTCAACGATATCAATGTTCTTGATCGCTCCCCTGTTTTCAGTGACATTTATGAAGGTCGAGCACCTAAAGTTAATTTCAAGGTCAACAACCACACTTATCAGCTGGCGTACTACCTTACTGACGGCATTTATCCGAAATGGGCCACGTTTATCCAGTCCATCTCACTTCCTCAAAATCCTAAAGCATCGCTATTTGCTGTCCGTCAAGAATCCACCAGAAAAGATGTTGAACGTGCTTTTGGAGTATTGCAATCAAGGTTTGCAATAGTTAAAAACCCAGCTCTACTATGGGACAGGGTAAAGATAGGAAGGATTATGAGAACTTGTGTCATATTGCACAATATGATAGTTGAGAACGAACGAAGTGAATACGCGCAAATTGATACATCTGAGTTTGATTCAGGAGAGTCGAGCAGAAGTGCGCATGTGCAAAGGATACCAAGTTTGAGTAGCGGTAATATGCGTGCCGTTCGCAATGAAGTTCGGGATTCGCAGAGACATGATCGTTTGAAAGCTGATTTAGTTGAAAATGTATGGCAAAAGTTTGGTAATGGGGATTAA
- the LOC108847894 gene encoding acid phosphatase 1 has translation MEGYKRMKLLLIFLTVSSVATSASPWLPMDGNYPGSYCLSWRLAIETNNVRAWRTVPIQCMRYVEVYMLAGQYDRDVQLIVEQIRVYLSQIVLPGDGMDAWIFDVDDTCVSNVFYYRLKRYGCDPYDPTGFRTWAMKGESPAIQPVLELFNELIETGFKVILVTGRDQETLGQATQENLHNQGFTGYEKLIMRTPENKKHSATIYKTTIRKQVVEEGYRIWGNVGDQWSDLQGEYSGNRTFKLPNPMYFVP, from the exons ATGGAGGGATATAAGAGAATGAAGTTGCTTCTCATCTTTCTAACAGTCTCCTCAGTGGCAACCAGCGCAAGTCCATGGCTGCCGATGGACGGAAACTATCCAGGTAGCTACTGCTTGAGCTGGAGACTAGCAATAGAAACAAACAATGTACGTGCCTGGCGCACCGTTCCTATCCAATGTATGCGTTATGTTGAGGTATACATGCTTGCTGGTCAATATGATAGAGACGTCCAGTTGATTGTGGAACAAATCAGGGTTTATCTCAGTCAGATAGTCCTTCCTGGTGATGGTATGGATGCATGGATCTTCGATGTTGATGATACTTGCGTCTCAAACGTCTTTTACTATCGCCTCAAAAGATACGG ATGTGACCCTTATGATCCAACTGGATTTAGAACATGGGCGATGAAAGGAGAGTCTCCAGCAATACAGCCTGTTCTTGAACTGTTTAACGAACTGATAGAAACAGGCTTCAAAGTGATCCTCGTAACCGGAAGAGATCAAGAAACTCTAGGCCAGGCAACACAAGAAAATTTGCATAATCAAGGCTTCACTGGTTATGAAAAGTTGATTATGAG GACGCCAGAGAACAAAAAACACAGCGCAACAATATACAAAACAACAATCAGAAAGCAAGTGGTGGAAGAAGGTTACAGGATATGGGGAAACGTAGGAGACCAATGGAGTGACTTGCAAGGAGAATACTCAGGAAACCGCACCTTCAAGCTTCCTAACCCTATGTATTTTGTTCCCTAA
- the LOC130494383 gene encoding KH domain-containing protein At2g38610-like, giving the protein MSGLYNNNNSSYFSSPARAASPQIRSTPPEIDSSQYLTELLAEHQKLTPFTQVLPICSRLLNQEMFRVSGMMSNQGFGDFDRLRHRSPSPMASSNLISNVSNTGLGGGGWNGLSQERLSGTPGMTMDWQGAPGSPSSYTVKRILRLEIPVDSYPNFNFVGRLLGPRGNSLKRVEATTGCRVFIRGKGSIKDPEKEDKLRGRPGYEHLNEQLHILIEADLPASIVEIRLRQAQEIIEELLKPVDESQDFIKRQQLRELALINSNNLREESPGPSGGGSVSPFNSSGKRPKTGC; this is encoded by the exons ATGTCTGGTttatacaacaacaacaactcctCTTACTTCTCCTCTCCGGCTAGAGCTGCTTCTCCTCAGATTAGAAGCACTCCTCCTGAGATCGACAG CTCTCAGTACTTGACGGAGCTTCTCGCCGAACATCAAAAGCTTACACCTTTTACTCAAGTCTTGCCCATATGCAGCCGCCTGCTGAATCAAG AGATGTTCAGGGTGTCTGGAATGATGTCTAACCAAGGATTTGGCGATTTTGATAGACTCAGACACAGAAGTCCAAGTCCCATGGCTTCTTCTAATCTTATCTCTAACGTTTCTAACACCGGCTTAGGTGGCGGCGGCTGGAACGGCCTTTCTCAGGAG AGACTTAGTGGAACACCTGGAATGACAATGGATTGGCAAGGTGCACCAGGAAGCCCCAGCTCATACACCGTCAAAAGGATACTGCGTCTGGAGATCCCTGTAGATAGCTATCCTAAT TTCAATTTTGTTGGTCGACTTCTCGGTCCAAGAGGCAACTCGCTAAAGCGCGTCGAAGCTACTACAGGCTGCCGCGTGTTTATCAGAGGGAAAGGTTCAATCAAGGATCCGGAAAAG GAAGATAAGTTAAGGGGGAGACCTGGATATGAACACCTGAATGAGCAGCTTCACATCTTAATAGAAGCAGATCTTCCAGCCAGTATTGTGGAGATACGTCTGCGTCAAGCTCAAGAGATTATAGAAGAGTTACTTAAGCCTGTg GATGAATCGCAAGATTTCATAAAGAGACAGCAGCTGAGGGAGCTAGCGTTGATAAACTCGAACAACTTGAGGGAAGAGAGTCCAGGGCCAAGCGGCGGTGGAAGCGTTTCGCCTTTTAACTCAAGTGGTAAACGCCCCAAAACAGGATGCTAA
- the LOC108844391 gene encoding cyclin-dependent kinase B1-2, with translation MEKYEKLEKVGEGTYGKVYKAIEKDTGKLVALKKTRLEMDEEGIPPTALREISLLQMLSQSIYIVRLLCVEHVLQSKDSSLSSSPVTTSTQSQKSNLYLVFEYLDTDLKKFVDSYRKGPNPRPLEADLVMRFMFQLCKGVAHCHSHGVLHRDLKPQNLLLDKERGVLKIADLGLGRAFTVPLKSYTHEIVTLWYRAPEVLLGSAHYSTGVDMWSVGCIFAEMIRRQALFPGDSEFQQLLHIFRLLGTPTEKQWPGVMTLRDWHVYPKWEPQDLSRAVPSLSPEGVDLLTNMLRYNPAERISAKAALDHPYFDSLDKSQF, from the exons ATGGAGAAGTACGAGAAGCTCGAGAAGGTCGGCGAAGGAACATACGGGAAAGTCTACAAAGCCATCGAGAAAGACACCGGAAAGCTCGTCGCTTTAAAGAAAACCCGCCTCGAGATGGACGAAGAAGGCATCCCACCAACCGCTCTCCGCGAGATCTCCCTCCTCCAGATGCTCTCCCAATCGATCTACATCGTCCGCCTCCTCTGCGTCGAACACGTCCTCCAATCAAAAGACTCCTCTTTATCCTCTTCTCCTGTGACGACTTCGACCCAGTCCCAAAAATCAAACCTTTACCTCGTTTTCGAGTACCTCGACACGGATCTCAAGAAGTTCGTCGATTCGTACAGAAAGGGTCCCAACCCGAGGCCGCTCGAGGCGGATCTCGTGATGAGGTTTATGTTTCAGCTCTGTAAAGGCGTGGCGCATTGTCATAGCCACGGCGTGCTTCACCGTGATCTCAAACCGCAGAATCTTTTGCTGGATAAGGAGAGAGGGGTTTTGAAGATTGCTGATTTGGGTCTCGGTCGTGCTTTCACTGTTCCTTTGAAGTCTTATACTCATGAGATTGTTACGCTTTGGTATAGAGCTCCTGAGGTTCTTCTTGGCTCTGCTCATTACTCCACTGGGGTTGATATGTGGTCTGTTGGATGCATCTTTG CGGAGATGATTCGGAGGCAAGCTCTTTTCCCTGGTGACTCAGAGTTTCAGCAGTTACTTCATATCTTCAG ATTGCTTGGAACACCTACTGAGAAGCAATGGCCTGGTGTAATGACACTGCGTGACTGGCATGTGTATCCCAAATGGGAGCCGCAAGACTTATCACGTGCTGTTCCATCTCTATCCCCTGAAGGGGTTGATCTTCTCACG AATATGCTGAGGTACAATCCAGCTGAAAGAATTTCAGCGAAAGCAGCTCTTGACCATCCCTACTTTGACAGCCTTGACAAATCTCAGTTCTGA